Proteins encoded within one genomic window of Actinoplanes octamycinicus:
- a CDS encoding TauD/TfdA dioxygenase family protein yields the protein MSSIKIDRVAGRIGAEISGVDLSAPLGTDDVAAIRDALHIHKVVFFRGQHLDHAQQIAFARQFGDLTHAHPHEDAAPAEAPEILTIDPRRYEEQYGIDRKQQSRRQYSYYAGWHTDVTAAVNPPAASILRAEVVPSFGGDTTWSNLVAAYEGLSEPLRRFVDGLRAEHRFLAGVDASDLGGYQDRISKNLLVAVHPVVRVHPETGERALFVNPGFTTKILDLSAAESRQILDLLFAQIARPAYTVRFRWQPGDIAFWDNRATAHLAPEDLDHLDVQRTLHRVTLIGDRPVGPDGFVSELIAGTEFRAQREPVAAGSGA from the coding sequence ATGTCCAGCATCAAGATCGATCGCGTGGCCGGCCGGATCGGCGCCGAGATCTCCGGGGTCGACCTGTCCGCGCCGCTCGGCACCGACGACGTCGCCGCGATCCGCGACGCCCTGCACATCCACAAGGTCGTCTTCTTCCGCGGCCAGCACCTCGACCACGCCCAGCAGATCGCCTTCGCCCGCCAGTTCGGCGACCTCACCCACGCCCACCCGCACGAGGACGCCGCCCCGGCGGAGGCCCCGGAGATCCTCACCATCGACCCGCGCCGCTACGAGGAGCAGTACGGGATCGACCGCAAACAGCAGAGCCGCCGGCAGTACAGCTACTACGCGGGCTGGCACACCGACGTCACCGCCGCGGTGAACCCGCCGGCCGCGTCGATCCTGCGCGCCGAGGTGGTCCCCAGCTTCGGCGGCGACACCACCTGGAGCAACCTGGTCGCCGCCTACGAGGGGCTGTCCGAGCCGCTGCGCCGGTTCGTCGACGGACTGCGCGCCGAGCACCGCTTCCTGGCCGGCGTGGACGCCAGCGACCTGGGCGGCTACCAGGACCGGATCAGCAAGAACCTGCTGGTCGCGGTGCACCCGGTGGTGCGCGTGCACCCGGAGACCGGGGAGCGCGCGCTGTTCGTGAACCCGGGCTTCACCACCAAGATCCTGGATCTGTCCGCGGCCGAGAGCCGGCAGATCCTCGACCTGCTGTTCGCACAGATCGCCCGCCCGGCGTACACCGTGCGGTTCCGCTGGCAGCCGGGCGACATCGCCTTCTGGGACAACCGGGCCACCGCCCACCTGGCCCCGGAGGACCTCGACCACCTGGACGTGCAGCGCACCCTGCACCGGGTCACCCTGATCGGGGACCGGCCGGTCGGCCCGGACGGCTTCGTCTCCGAGCTGATCGCCGGCACCGAGTTCCGCGCCCAGCGCGAGCCGGTCGCGGCGGGATCGGGCGCCTGA
- a CDS encoding VOC family protein, producing MRIRRISWLGVKTDSYQETRDFFADVAGLDVAYEKPDFAVFRMADGDLLEVFGPDADDPPEQFAAEKVVAGLLVDDIDEATATLRAAGIELLGPQQSGSDGYRWQHFRLPDGKVFELSTGPGAD from the coding sequence ATGCGGATTCGACGGATCTCCTGGCTCGGCGTGAAGACCGACTCCTATCAGGAGACACGGGACTTCTTCGCGGACGTCGCCGGGCTGGACGTGGCGTACGAGAAACCCGATTTTGCGGTCTTCCGGATGGCGGACGGGGACCTTCTCGAGGTGTTCGGGCCGGACGCGGACGACCCGCCCGAGCAGTTCGCCGCCGAGAAGGTGGTGGCCGGCCTGCTCGTCGACGACATCGACGAGGCCACCGCGACGCTGCGCGCGGCCGGGATCGAGCTGCTCGGCCCGCAGCAGTCCGGCAGCGACGGCTACCGCTGGCAGCACTTCCGGCTCCCGGACGGCAAGGTCTTCGAGCTGTCCACCGGCCCCGGTGCGGACTGA
- a CDS encoding sensor histidine kinase, with amino-acid sequence MRLSLRRRPIEPGLVLTRSLCHELRPPMATLRGLLRALESTPPGPRREQLLSLATEHVVYAEAVLGDAAEAALGLTDGQAAPVPLHDILPAVWVTAPPGALAVTASRAALRWPVHPHHTKQILINLVGNAVRHAPGPIRLRAVVRARQLRLAVTDQGRMTTGLRTALRRRTAPADEHGLGLWVVRQRLADLGGTVRARQLAPTGLRVEASLPRHG; translated from the coding sequence ATGCGCCTGAGTCTTCGACGCCGGCCGATCGAACCCGGGCTGGTCCTGACCCGCAGCCTGTGTCACGAGCTGCGCCCGCCGATGGCGACGCTGCGCGGCCTGCTGCGGGCGCTGGAGTCCACGCCGCCCGGTCCGCGCCGCGAGCAACTGCTCAGCCTGGCCACCGAGCACGTCGTCTACGCCGAGGCGGTCCTCGGGGACGCCGCGGAGGCGGCGCTGGGCCTGACCGACGGCCAGGCCGCGCCGGTGCCGCTGCACGACATCTTGCCCGCGGTGTGGGTCACCGCCCCGCCCGGGGCGCTCGCGGTGACCGCCAGCCGAGCCGCCCTGCGCTGGCCGGTGCACCCGCATCACACCAAGCAGATCCTGATCAACCTGGTCGGCAACGCGGTCCGGCACGCGCCCGGTCCGATCCGGCTGCGCGCCGTGGTACGGGCTCGGCAGCTGCGGCTGGCCGTCACCGATCAGGGTCGGATGACCACCGGGCTGCGCACCGCCCTGCGCCGCCGGACCGCGCCGGCCGACGAGCACGGTCTCGGGTTGTGGGTGGTCCGGCAGCGGCTCGCCGACCTGGGCGGTACGGTCCGGGCCCGGCAGCTGGCACCGACCGGCCTGCGGGTGGAGGCGTCGCTGCCCCGGCACGGCTGA
- a CDS encoding response regulator has protein sequence MRTGIRVVVIDDHHLFVRGLELLLPEVSDGRAAVVASTGDAAYAASVARHAVPDLVLVDLHMPAPGGVRAIGAVRRAAPRARVLAMSGDDDPAIAIEALRGGATGFLPKSSDPADLLQPLLAAVDGWAVLPDQLLAVLTEQTRRTAAHPAATLSEPDRELLRLIAGGSSTVEMAATLHVSERTVKRLTAGLLRKLHVASRAEAAAVAGQAGLL, from the coding sequence ATGCGCACCGGGATCCGGGTGGTTGTCATCGACGACCACCACCTTTTCGTACGAGGCCTGGAACTGTTGCTGCCCGAGGTCAGCGACGGCCGGGCCGCCGTGGTGGCGAGTACCGGCGACGCCGCGTACGCGGCCAGCGTCGCCCGCCACGCGGTGCCCGACCTGGTGCTCGTCGACCTGCACATGCCGGCGCCGGGCGGGGTCCGGGCGATCGGCGCGGTACGCCGGGCCGCGCCCCGCGCCCGGGTGCTCGCGATGTCCGGCGACGACGACCCGGCGATCGCGATCGAGGCGCTGCGCGGCGGCGCCACCGGCTTCCTGCCCAAGAGCAGCGACCCGGCGGACCTGCTGCAGCCCCTGCTGGCCGCGGTCGACGGCTGGGCGGTGCTGCCCGACCAGCTGCTCGCCGTCCTGACCGAGCAGACCCGCCGGACCGCCGCGCACCCGGCCGCGACCCTGTCCGAACCGGACCGTGAGCTGCTCCGGCTGATCGCCGGCGGTTCGTCGACCGTGGAGATGGCCGCCACCCTGCACGTGTCGGAGCGGACGGTCAAGCGGCTGACCGCGGGCCTGCTGCGCAAGCTGCACGTGGCCAGCCGTGCCGAGGCCGCCGCGGTGGCCGGGCAGGCGGGTCTGCTGTAG
- a CDS encoding Nramp family divalent metal transporter, with protein MVVLDLTVPLARARRAAPWFGPAFVAAIAYADPGNFATNFTGGASYGYLLVWVIVAANLVAMLIQSLSAKLGLVTGRNLAQLCRERLPRPVTWGLWAQAELVAMATDLAEIIGGALALRLLFGVPLPVGGLITCVVAFALLELHRRGVRRFEAAIGALLGVILLGFLYTSLRAGADPGALAGGLVPSFAGSESLLLATGILGATVMPHVIYLHSALTTSRAGAAAEPGRLRPALRCQRTDTLLALGAAGLVNLAMLVIAAQLFAGSAGGDTGTLEGIHTGLATVLDGHAALAFAIALLASGLASSSVGTYAGQVVMQGFLGRGIPLVARRLVTMAPAMVVLLLGADPTEALVWSQVMLSFGVPFALVPLIWLTTRRDLLGAHVNRRVTTTAASAAAVLIIALDVFLIVRTAG; from the coding sequence ATGGTGGTTCTCGATCTGACCGTTCCGCTGGCCCGGGCGCGACGGGCGGCGCCGTGGTTCGGCCCGGCCTTCGTCGCCGCGATCGCCTACGCCGATCCGGGAAACTTCGCGACCAACTTCACCGGCGGCGCCAGTTACGGCTACCTGCTGGTCTGGGTGATCGTGGCGGCCAATCTGGTGGCCATGCTGATCCAGTCGCTGTCCGCGAAGCTCGGCCTGGTCACCGGCCGCAACCTCGCGCAGCTGTGCCGGGAACGGCTGCCCCGGCCGGTCACCTGGGGCCTGTGGGCACAGGCCGAGCTGGTCGCGATGGCCACCGACCTCGCCGAGATCATCGGCGGCGCGCTGGCCCTGCGCCTGCTCTTCGGTGTCCCGCTGCCGGTCGGTGGTCTGATCACCTGCGTCGTGGCGTTCGCTCTGCTGGAGCTGCACCGGCGTGGGGTGCGCCGGTTCGAGGCGGCGATCGGCGCGCTGCTCGGGGTGATCCTGCTCGGCTTCCTCTACACCAGCCTGCGCGCCGGCGCCGATCCCGGCGCACTGGCCGGCGGGCTGGTCCCGTCGTTCGCCGGGTCGGAGAGCCTGCTGCTGGCCACCGGCATTCTCGGCGCCACCGTGATGCCGCACGTGATCTATCTGCACTCGGCGCTGACCACGTCCCGGGCCGGCGCGGCCGCCGAGCCGGGCCGGCTCCGGCCGGCGCTGCGCTGCCAGCGCACCGACACGCTGCTGGCGCTCGGCGCGGCCGGGCTGGTCAACCTGGCGATGCTGGTGATCGCCGCCCAGCTGTTCGCCGGCTCGGCGGGTGGTGACACCGGCACGCTGGAGGGCATCCACACCGGCCTCGCCACGGTGCTGGACGGTCACGCCGCGCTGGCGTTCGCGATCGCGCTGCTCGCCTCCGGTCTCGCGTCGTCCAGTGTGGGGACCTACGCCGGGCAGGTGGTGATGCAGGGTTTCCTCGGCCGCGGCATCCCGCTGGTGGCGCGCCGCCTGGTCACCATGGCCCCGGCGATGGTCGTCCTGCTGCTCGGCGCCGACCCGACCGAGGCCCTGGTCTGGTCGCAGGTGATGCTCTCGTTCGGCGTGCCGTTCGCGCTGGTGCCCCTGATCTGGCTGACCACTCGCCGGGACCTGCTCGGCGCCCATGTCAACCGGCGGGTCACCACGACGGCCGCCTCCGCGGCGGCCGTGCTGATCATCGCGTTGGACGTCTTCCTGATCGTCAGGACAGCCGGTTGA
- a CDS encoding manganese catalase family protein, with translation MFKHVDYLQFQAKPEKPDAFFAAKLQELVGGQFGEMTVMMQYLWQGWSCRVPGKYKDMIMDIATEEIGHVEMLTTMLARLLEGAPAEATEKAAAANPLLAAVLGGQNPQHAIVTGGGPMPTNSQGVPWNAGYIVASGNLLADFRSNVAAEAQSRLQTSRIYNMTDDRGVKDMLQFNLARDTYHQQQWLLGIEQLIEDGFTENGIEDSNAEHEHPEANHTFYSFDPESTAGEGRWARGPALNGKDEIIYVPDAQPLTDDRPLGPAPDPKLFVTYDGSMGKGKPGTGAGAHAQGVANVVNKVKGVFE, from the coding sequence ATGTTCAAGCACGTCGACTACCTGCAGTTCCAGGCCAAGCCGGAGAAGCCGGACGCGTTCTTCGCCGCCAAGCTGCAGGAGCTGGTCGGTGGCCAGTTCGGTGAGATGACGGTGATGATGCAGTACCTGTGGCAGGGCTGGTCGTGCCGGGTGCCGGGCAAGTACAAAGACATGATCATGGACATCGCGACCGAGGAGATCGGCCACGTCGAGATGCTCACCACCATGCTGGCTCGCCTGCTGGAGGGCGCCCCGGCCGAGGCCACCGAGAAGGCGGCGGCCGCGAACCCGCTGCTGGCCGCGGTGCTCGGCGGGCAGAATCCGCAGCACGCGATCGTCACCGGCGGCGGCCCGATGCCGACCAACAGCCAGGGCGTCCCGTGGAACGCCGGGTACATCGTGGCGAGCGGCAACCTGCTCGCCGACTTCCGGTCCAACGTGGCGGCGGAGGCGCAGAGCCGGCTGCAGACCAGCCGGATCTATAACATGACCGACGACCGCGGGGTCAAGGACATGCTGCAGTTCAACCTGGCCCGGGACACCTACCACCAGCAGCAGTGGCTGCTCGGCATCGAGCAGCTGATCGAGGACGGCTTCACCGAGAACGGCATCGAGGACTCCAACGCCGAGCACGAGCACCCCGAGGCCAACCACACGTTCTACAGCTTCGACCCGGAAAGCACGGCGGGCGAGGGCCGGTGGGCGCGCGGGCCGGCGCTCAACGGCAAGGACGAGATCATCTATGTGCCGGACGCGCAGCCGCTGACCGACGACCGGCCGCTCGGACCGGCGCCGGACCCGAAACTGTTCGTCACCTACGACGGGTCGATGGGCAAGGGCAAACCGGGAACCGGGGCGGGCGCGCACGCCCAGGGAGTGGCGAACGTGGTCAACAAGGTCAAGGGCGTCTTCGAGTAG
- a CDS encoding sigma-70 family RNA polymerase sigma factor: protein MAKQRAETTDPVREDFDAIAEEYARQHRGSDHRRAARLRDDMIRTALPLAERLARRYRGGAEPLADLEQVARLGLVKAVDRYNPERGSFTAYAVNTILGELKRHLRDHAWGLHVPRRMQELVLLVTQTDAELTRRWGRRPADAEIAAAAGMAVEQVDRVRTASAAFRPISFSRPIGEGEVQLSDVIGEPDGELESAADRLTVATLLARLPERERRVVLTTFYGGRTQAQIAAELGVSQMQVSRILSRVLCWMREGLLTDQVPRWPVGADELEEPFRVTAALHPGGELEITVAGEVDRDNADRLSTRLLELIRRQPAGNRVTVRLDEVPLLDAAGVRVLLAVYEAGRVRGVTVTAAGMSSFVRRIATIAGLGPMLEG, encoded by the coding sequence ATGGCGAAGCAGCGGGCGGAGACGACGGACCCGGTCCGGGAGGACTTCGACGCGATCGCCGAGGAGTACGCCCGGCAGCACCGGGGATCGGACCACCGGCGCGCCGCCCGGCTGCGCGACGACATGATCCGCACCGCTCTGCCGCTGGCCGAGCGCCTGGCCCGGCGGTACCGCGGTGGCGCCGAGCCGCTCGCCGATCTGGAGCAGGTGGCCCGGCTGGGGCTGGTCAAGGCCGTCGACCGGTACAACCCGGAGCGCGGCTCGTTCACCGCGTACGCGGTCAACACGATCCTCGGCGAGCTGAAACGGCACCTGCGCGACCACGCCTGGGGCCTGCACGTGCCGCGCCGGATGCAGGAGCTGGTGCTGCTGGTCACGCAGACCGACGCCGAGCTGACCCGCCGGTGGGGACGCCGGCCGGCCGACGCCGAGATCGCGGCCGCGGCCGGGATGGCGGTCGAGCAGGTCGACCGGGTCCGGACCGCGTCGGCCGCCTTCCGGCCGATCTCCTTCAGCAGGCCGATCGGCGAGGGCGAGGTGCAGCTCAGTGACGTGATCGGTGAGCCGGACGGCGAGTTGGAGAGCGCCGCCGACCGGCTCACCGTGGCCACCCTGCTCGCCCGGCTGCCGGAGCGCGAGCGGCGCGTCGTGCTGACCACCTTCTACGGCGGCCGGACCCAGGCGCAGATCGCCGCCGAGCTGGGCGTCTCGCAGATGCAGGTGTCGCGGATCCTGTCCCGGGTGCTGTGCTGGATGCGCGAGGGCCTGCTGACCGACCAGGTGCCGCGCTGGCCGGTCGGGGCCGACGAGCTGGAGGAGCCGTTCCGGGTGACCGCGGCACTGCACCCGGGCGGCGAGCTGGAGATCACCGTGGCCGGCGAGGTGGACCGGGACAACGCGGACCGGCTGAGCACCCGGCTGCTGGAGCTGATCCGCCGGCAGCCGGCCGGCAACCGGGTCACCGTGCGGCTGGACGAGGTGCCGCTGCTCGACGCCGCCGGGGTGCGGGTGCTGCTGGCGGTCTACGAGGCCGGCCGGGTCCGTGGCGTCACGGTCACCGCGGCCGGGATGAGTTCGTTCGTCCGCCGGATCGCCACGATCGCCGGCCTGGGCCCGATGCTCGAAGGATGA
- a CDS encoding TetR/AcrR family transcriptional regulator, translated as MPRAGLDPVAVVTAAADLADEIGLANVTMGLLAERLGIRAPSLYKHISSQADLTRRIAVLALTELGDALRDALQGRAGRDALAAAARTIRRYVVEHPGRYATTIRFDADSPDDPVVAAGDRVLDSLRAVLSGYPLDPADTVHAMRMLRSLFHGFAVIESAGGFQLDTDVDESFAWMIGFLDRGLSA; from the coding sequence ATGCCTAGGGCGGGGCTGGACCCGGTGGCCGTGGTCACCGCCGCCGCCGACCTGGCCGACGAGATCGGGCTGGCCAACGTGACGATGGGGCTGCTCGCCGAGCGGCTCGGGATCCGGGCGCCGTCGCTCTACAAGCACATCAGCAGCCAGGCCGACCTGACCCGGCGGATCGCCGTGCTGGCCCTGACCGAGCTCGGCGACGCGCTGCGCGACGCGCTGCAGGGCCGGGCCGGGCGGGACGCGCTGGCGGCGGCCGCCCGGACCATCCGGCGTTACGTCGTCGAGCACCCGGGGCGGTACGCCACCACGATCCGCTTCGACGCCGACTCGCCGGACGATCCGGTGGTGGCGGCCGGCGACCGGGTGCTGGACTCGCTGCGGGCGGTGCTCAGCGGCTACCCGCTGGACCCGGCCGACACCGTGCACGCGATGCGGATGCTGCGCAGCCTGTTCCACGGTTTCGCGGTGATCGAGTCGGCCGGCGGCTTCCAGCTGGACACCGACGTCGACGAGAGCTTCGCGTGGATGATCGGCTTCCTGGATCGCGGGCTGTCCGCCTGA
- a CDS encoding alpha/beta fold hydrolase has protein sequence MTEMLAVDGGTIAYQVSGSGPLVVLAPGMGNGRSAYRFVVPRLVAAGYRVAVTDLRGAGESSAQWPSYTRTDIAGDLIALIRHLGGPAVLVGHSISGGAATIAAARAPELVSAVVELAPFTRAQSVSLGDLRVKRFRSGMTRLLTGILGSVKWWHRYLDVAFPGRKPADWDAQLHDIAVMLGEPGRMKALQGMGKSTPADAGAELGKVRQPALIIEGSLDPDWADPRAEGEAIVAAMPAGVGRVEVIEGAGHYPHTQFPEETVALLLPFLKAHADA, from the coding sequence ATGACCGAGATGCTCGCCGTCGACGGTGGCACGATCGCCTACCAGGTCAGTGGCAGCGGGCCGCTGGTGGTGCTGGCGCCCGGGATGGGCAACGGGCGGTCGGCCTACCGGTTCGTCGTGCCGCGGCTGGTGGCGGCCGGTTACCGGGTGGCGGTGACGGACCTCCGCGGGGCCGGGGAGTCGAGCGCGCAGTGGCCGTCCTACACCCGCACCGACATCGCCGGTGACCTGATCGCGCTGATCCGGCACCTCGGCGGCCCGGCCGTGCTGGTCGGGCACTCGATCTCCGGTGGGGCGGCGACGATCGCGGCGGCCCGGGCGCCCGAGCTGGTCAGCGCGGTGGTGGAGCTGGCGCCGTTCACCCGCGCGCAGTCGGTCTCGCTGGGCGACCTGCGGGTGAAGCGGTTCCGGAGCGGGATGACGCGGCTGCTGACCGGCATCCTGGGCAGCGTGAAGTGGTGGCACAGGTATCTCGACGTGGCGTTCCCGGGGCGCAAGCCGGCCGACTGGGACGCGCAGCTGCACGACATCGCCGTCATGCTCGGCGAGCCCGGCCGGATGAAGGCGTTGCAGGGCATGGGCAAGTCGACGCCCGCCGACGCCGGGGCCGAGCTGGGCAAGGTGCGGCAGCCCGCGCTGATCATCGAGGGTTCGCTGGACCCGGACTGGGCCGATCCGCGCGCCGAGGGCGAGGCGATCGTGGCGGCGATGCCGGCCGGGGTCGGCCGGGTCGAGGTGATCGAGGGCGCCGGGCACTACCCGCACACCCAGTTCCCGGAGGAGACGGTGGCGCTGCTCCTGCCGTTCCTCAAGGCGCACGCCGATGCCTAG
- a CDS encoding serine/threonine-protein kinase, with protein MARRVLGDRYELHSLLGRGGMAEVWEGVDRRLGRAVAVKVMRRVEDADSSLPARFDREARTVAGLSHPNIVPVHDVGAHDGVPFLVMELVDGDSLADLLELHGRLPIGEAVRVAIQVCAALEAAAAAGVVHRDLKPANILITDAGLVKVCDFGLARRAGAAQAELTGIAQMIGTSTYMAPEQVTGSPIDARTDLYGLGCVLYAMVTGQPPFVGDTAMEIAWKHVENSLEPASRHRPDLPADLDRLLGALLAKYPADRPAGPREVRAALESLTVAPVAVAGRAQPWFRLAGLAVVVTIGIGGLVALLPPEAPEMSSPLPLPSFAPPPTAPSSSPPTTRPSRTPSRPAPAAARPAPVAEQCDFPGRGRPAGNPRAGCPKARGQRQR; from the coding sequence ATGGCGCGGCGGGTGCTCGGTGACCGATATGAGCTGCATTCATTGCTGGGCCGGGGTGGCATGGCGGAGGTGTGGGAGGGGGTCGATCGGCGGCTCGGGCGGGCGGTCGCGGTCAAGGTGATGCGGCGGGTGGAGGACGCCGACTCGTCGTTGCCGGCGCGGTTCGACCGGGAGGCGCGGACCGTGGCCGGGCTGTCCCACCCGAACATCGTGCCGGTGCACGACGTCGGCGCCCACGACGGCGTGCCGTTCCTGGTCATGGAGCTGGTCGACGGGGACAGCCTGGCCGACCTGCTGGAGCTGCACGGGCGGCTGCCGATCGGCGAGGCGGTCCGGGTGGCGATCCAGGTGTGCGCGGCGCTGGAGGCGGCGGCCGCGGCCGGGGTGGTGCACCGGGACCTGAAACCGGCCAACATCCTGATCACCGACGCCGGGCTGGTGAAGGTCTGCGATTTCGGGCTGGCCCGCCGGGCCGGGGCCGCGCAGGCCGAGCTGACCGGGATCGCGCAGATGATCGGCACCAGCACCTACATGGCGCCGGAGCAGGTCACCGGCAGCCCGATCGACGCCCGCACCGACCTGTACGGCCTGGGCTGCGTGCTCTACGCCATGGTCACCGGCCAGCCGCCGTTCGTCGGCGACACCGCCATGGAGATCGCCTGGAAGCACGTGGAGAACAGCCTGGAGCCCGCCTCCCGGCACCGCCCGGACCTGCCCGCCGACCTGGACCGGCTGCTCGGCGCGCTGCTGGCGAAGTACCCGGCGGACCGGCCGGCCGGGCCTCGCGAGGTGCGCGCCGCCCTGGAGAGCCTGACCGTGGCGCCGGTCGCCGTCGCCGGCCGGGCGCAGCCGTGGTTCCGGCTCGCCGGTCTCGCCGTCGTGGTCACGATCGGCATCGGCGGGCTGGTCGCGCTGCTGCCACCGGAGGCTCCGGAGATGAGCAGCCCGCTGCCGCTGCCGTCCTTCGCGCCCCCGCCCACGGCCCCGTCGTCGTCGCCGCCCACGACCCGGCCGTCGAGGACGCCGAGCCGCCCGGCGCCGGCCGCCGCCCGGCCCGCCCCGGTCGCCGAGCAGTGCGATTTCCCGGGCCGGGGCCGGCCGGCCGGTAACCCTCGGGCCGGCTGCCCGAAGGCGCGGGGCCAGCGGCAACGCTGA
- a CDS encoding carboxylate-amine ligase, whose translation MLAQAPTVGVEEEFLLLDPVTGENLPVAEQVLGALPPAARRQSSLEFRRSMVELVTPVCAGLDEVRDALTGLRHAATTAAERAGAHLVAVGATPVAEPQPAVADEPRYRAIVERYGPIALDAAVCGCHVHVGVADRELAVRVCNQLRVWLPTLQALTANSPFYAGTDTGYASWRCTQLERWPSLGPTPYFESAEDYDRTVDALIVSGVILDAAMVYWYARPSARYPTVEVRVADACPTVADAVLLAGLVRALVATAIDQLRHDAPEPPIRDCLLTAAHWHAAHDGLGGTLIDPRTGAARPAWDLVDELVTTVTPALRRHGDLVRVTAGLARLRRQGTGAARQRRLFQRAASLPELLNTLAEH comes from the coding sequence ATGCTCGCGCAGGCCCCCACGGTCGGGGTCGAGGAGGAGTTCCTCCTGCTCGACCCGGTCACCGGGGAGAACCTGCCGGTGGCCGAGCAGGTGCTGGGCGCGCTGCCGCCGGCCGCCCGCCGGCAGAGCAGCCTGGAGTTCCGGCGCAGCATGGTCGAGCTGGTCACCCCGGTCTGCGCCGGCCTGGACGAGGTGCGCGACGCGCTGACCGGGCTGCGGCACGCCGCCACCACGGCCGCCGAGCGGGCCGGCGCGCACCTGGTCGCGGTCGGCGCCACCCCGGTCGCCGAGCCGCAGCCGGCCGTCGCCGACGAACCGCGGTACCGGGCGATCGTCGAGCGCTACGGGCCGATCGCGCTGGACGCGGCGGTCTGCGGCTGCCACGTGCACGTCGGGGTCGCCGACCGGGAGCTGGCCGTGCGGGTCTGCAACCAGCTCCGGGTCTGGCTGCCCACGCTGCAGGCGCTGACCGCGAACTCGCCGTTCTACGCCGGGACGGACACCGGTTACGCCAGCTGGCGGTGCACCCAGCTGGAACGCTGGCCGAGCCTCGGGCCGACCCCGTACTTCGAGTCGGCCGAGGACTACGACCGTACCGTCGACGCTCTGATCGTCTCCGGAGTGATCCTGGACGCGGCGATGGTCTACTGGTACGCCCGGCCGTCGGCCCGCTATCCGACGGTCGAGGTGCGGGTGGCCGACGCCTGCCCCACCGTGGCCGACGCGGTGCTGCTCGCCGGACTGGTCCGGGCCCTGGTGGCGACCGCGATCGACCAGCTGCGCCACGACGCGCCGGAGCCGCCGATCCGGGACTGCCTGCTCACCGCGGCGCACTGGCACGCCGCGCACGACGGGCTCGGCGGCACCCTGATCGACCCGCGGACCGGCGCCGCCCGGCCGGCCTGGGACCTGGTCGACGAGCTGGTCACCACGGTGACGCCGGCGCTGCGCCGGCACGGCGACCTGGTGCGGGTCACCGCCGGGCTGGCCCGGCTGCGCCGGCAGGGGACCGGGGCGGCCCGGCAACGGCGCCTCTTCCAACGGGCCGCGAGCCTGCCCGAGCTGCTCAACACGCTCGCCGAGCACTAG